In Lysobacter firmicutimachus, one genomic interval encodes:
- a CDS encoding phage major capsid protein, P2 family, giving the protein MLCNTRLRFDQYISQVAKLNNTGDPYKSFNVSPSVQQKMEARMQESSSFLKSINVMPVDEIKGEKIGLGIGAPVASRTDTNLRTRTTRDPTSMDIGGYECQKTNFDTHLKYAKLDAWAKFPNFQAMCRDAVLTRCALDRISIGFNGTHAAPDTDLGKFPNLEDVNKGWLQHYRDQAPARVLKEGKTPGKITIGAGGDFANLDAAVMDVVHGLIDPWHQKAGGLVVILGADLLHRKYFPLVNTNQAPSEQLSADIVMSRQEVGGKPAAQVPFMPDNAMFITPLKNLSIYYQESARRRYFKDVPERDCIENYESSNEAYVVEDFGAGCLVENIELVR; this is encoded by the coding sequence ATGCTCTGCAATACCCGACTGCGATTCGACCAGTACATTTCCCAGGTGGCGAAGCTCAACAACACCGGCGACCCCTACAAGAGCTTCAACGTGTCTCCCAGCGTGCAACAGAAGATGGAAGCGCGCATGCAAGAAAGTTCTTCGTTCCTTAAGTCCATCAACGTCATGCCGGTGGACGAGATCAAGGGCGAAAAGATCGGTCTCGGCATCGGCGCGCCTGTCGCCAGTCGCACCGATACCAATCTGCGCACGCGCACGACCCGCGATCCGACTTCGATGGATATCGGCGGCTACGAATGCCAGAAGACCAATTTCGATACCCATCTGAAGTACGCGAAGCTGGACGCCTGGGCGAAGTTCCCGAACTTTCAGGCGATGTGCCGCGATGCGGTGCTGACCCGCTGTGCGCTGGACCGCATTTCTATCGGCTTCAACGGTACGCATGCCGCGCCGGATACCGACCTGGGCAAATTTCCGAACCTTGAGGACGTGAACAAGGGTTGGTTGCAGCACTACCGCGACCAAGCGCCAGCCCGCGTGCTCAAGGAAGGCAAGACCCCGGGCAAGATCACTATCGGTGCGGGCGGCGATTTCGCCAATCTGGACGCCGCCGTCATGGATGTGGTGCATGGGCTGATCGATCCGTGGCACCAAAAGGCCGGCGGTCTCGTCGTGATCCTGGGCGCGGACTTGCTTCACCGTAAGTATTTCCCGTTGGTGAACACCAATCAGGCGCCGAGTGAACAGCTTTCGGCCGATATCGTGATGAGCCGGCAGGAAGTGGGCGGCAAGCCGGCGGCGCAGGTGCCGTTCATGCCCGATAACGCGATGTTTATCACCCCGCTTAAAAACCTGTCCATCTACTACCAAGAGAGCGCCCGCCGCCGCTATTTCAAGGACGTGCCGGAACGCGATTGCATCGAGAATTACGAATCGTCCAAC
- a CDS encoding terminase ATPase subunit family protein has product MLSLAPAPHIDQRRSARALYWQGWRVTDIAKSLGLKRTTVESWKTRDAWDDAPPIARVESSIEARLTQLVLKEVKTGGDYKEIDLLGRQIERLARVRRYGEPGGHEGDLNPNIERRNAKPKRKPVRNAFSDDQKVQLLRTFDQQLFGYQRAWRKAGLTERIRNILKSRQIGATYYFAREALVDALETGRNQIFLSASKKQAHVFRQYIIEFAQSADVDLSGDPIVLPNGATLYFLGTNMRTAQSYHGNLYFDEYFWTFQFTALQKVAAGMALHKQWRQTYFSTPSSVTHEAYAFWTGEQFNKGRPRDQRIKLDVSHDTLQNGFHCADGHWRQIVTVMDAARLGCNLFDLEALRKEKSPEEWANLLMCEFADDTASVFPLAELQRCFVDTWEVWEDFKQFAMRPFGYREVWIGYDPALSGDSAGLVVVAPPSVPGGKFRVLEKHQWRGMDFKVQADRIRKITQQYNVTYIGIDATGVGAGVYPLVREFFPAARNITYSVETKTRMVLKAKDVIGSGRLEFDASWSDLAQAFMAIRKTMTASGRQATFEASRSDDIGHADLAWAVMHALDHEPLGGDSPRSKSIVEIF; this is encoded by the coding sequence ATGCTCTCTCTTGCACCCGCACCGCACATCGATCAGCGCCGAAGCGCTCGCGCGCTCTATTGGCAAGGCTGGCGCGTGACCGATATCGCCAAGAGCCTTGGGCTCAAGCGCACGACGGTTGAAAGCTGGAAAACCCGAGACGCCTGGGACGATGCGCCGCCGATTGCCCGCGTCGAATCCTCGATTGAGGCGCGCTTAACGCAACTTGTCCTGAAGGAAGTCAAAACGGGCGGCGATTACAAGGAAATTGACCTACTCGGCCGACAGATAGAGCGATTGGCACGCGTGCGCCGCTACGGCGAGCCGGGCGGCCACGAAGGCGACTTGAACCCGAACATCGAGCGGCGCAATGCCAAGCCCAAGCGCAAGCCGGTACGCAATGCGTTCTCGGACGATCAGAAAGTGCAATTGCTTCGCACGTTCGATCAGCAGTTGTTCGGTTATCAACGCGCATGGCGCAAGGCCGGATTGACCGAACGCATCCGCAACATTCTGAAGTCCCGCCAGATCGGCGCGACGTACTATTTCGCTCGCGAAGCGCTGGTAGACGCGCTAGAGACCGGCCGCAATCAAATCTTCCTGTCGGCCAGCAAGAAACAAGCGCACGTCTTCCGCCAGTACATCATCGAGTTTGCGCAGTCCGCCGATGTAGACCTGTCGGGCGATCCGATCGTGCTGCCCAACGGCGCGACGCTGTATTTCCTCGGCACCAACATGCGTACCGCGCAGAGCTATCACGGCAACCTGTACTTTGACGAATACTTCTGGACGTTCCAATTCACGGCACTGCAAAAGGTCGCGGCCGGCATGGCGCTGCATAAGCAGTGGCGGCAGACGTACTTTTCCACGCCGTCGAGCGTCACGCATGAAGCGTATGCGTTCTGGACCGGCGAACAGTTCAACAAGGGAAGGCCGCGCGATCAGCGCATCAAACTGGACGTGTCGCACGACACGCTGCAAAACGGTTTCCACTGTGCAGATGGGCATTGGCGCCAGATCGTCACGGTAATGGATGCGGCCCGCCTGGGCTGCAACCTGTTCGACTTGGAAGCGCTGCGCAAGGAAAAGAGCCCGGAAGAATGGGCCAACCTGCTTATGTGCGAGTTCGCCGACGACACGGCGTCGGTGTTCCCGCTTGCCGAGTTGCAGCGGTGCTTCGTCGACACCTGGGAAGTCTGGGAAGACTTCAAGCAATTTGCGATGCGGCCGTTCGGCTATCGCGAGGTCTGGATCGGCTATGACCCCGCCTTGTCCGGCGACAGCGCCGGCCTAGTTGTAGTGGCGCCGCCCTCCGTGCCCGGCGGCAAATTCCGCGTGCTGGAAAAGCATCAGTGGCGCGGCATGGATTTCAAGGTGCAGGCCGACCGCATCCGAAAAATTACGCAGCAGTACAACGTGACGTATATCGGCATCGATGCAACCGGCGTCGGTGCGGGCGTTTACCCGCTGGTGCGCGAGTTTTTCCCAGCCGCGCGAAATATCACGTACTCGGTGGAAACCAAGACCCGCATGGTCTTAAAGGCTAAGGACGTGATCGGCAGCGGGCGTCTGGAATTCGATGCTTCGTGGTCGGACTTGGCGCAGGCCTTTATGGCGATCCGCAAGACCATGACCGCGAGCGGCCGGCAAGCCACCTTTGAAGCAAGCCGTAGCGATGACATTGGGCACGCCGATTTGGCGTGGGCCGTGATGCATGCGCTTGACCATGAACCGCTGGGCGGCGACAGCCCGCGCAGCAAATCCATTGTGGAGATTTTCTGA
- a CDS encoding phage portal protein codes for MPALPDTADAPKTSPKAQAFTFGDPVPVMDKRAILDHSECVRVGRWYEPSVSMNGLARAFHSSPHHASAIYTKCNILSSTFIPHRLLSGDQFEKLALDMIALGNAYLERRDARSRKPMALRHSLALHTRRGIEDGRYYFIQDGEEHEFAPDSMFHLIEPDLTQELYGVPQYIAALQSAFLNESATLFRRKYYLNGSHAGFILYVNDAAQDPADIDAMRQALRDAKGIGNFRNLFLYSPNGSKDGVQVIPISEVAAKDEFLGIKSATRDDVLAAHRVPPQLLCMPPNNTGGFGDVEKAARVFARNELIPLQTRFRRINEWVGEEVVRFIPYTLDS; via the coding sequence ATGCCTGCTCTACCCGACACCGCCGACGCCCCTAAAACGTCCCCGAAGGCGCAAGCCTTCACCTTCGGCGACCCGGTGCCCGTGATGGATAAACGCGCCATCCTCGATCACAGCGAGTGCGTCCGCGTCGGGCGCTGGTATGAGCCGTCCGTGTCGATGAACGGGCTTGCCCGCGCGTTTCACTCCAGCCCTCACCACGCCTCGGCGATCTACACGAAATGCAACATCCTGTCGTCCACCTTCATACCGCACCGTTTGCTCAGCGGCGATCAATTCGAGAAATTGGCGCTCGATATGATCGCGCTAGGCAACGCGTATTTGGAACGGCGCGACGCCCGCAGTCGTAAGCCGATGGCGCTGCGGCACTCGCTGGCGCTGCATACGCGGCGAGGCATCGAAGACGGGCGTTATTACTTCATCCAAGACGGTGAGGAACACGAATTCGCGCCGGACTCGATGTTTCACTTGATCGAGCCGGACCTGACGCAAGAGCTTTACGGCGTGCCGCAGTACATCGCCGCATTACAGTCGGCGTTTCTCAACGAATCGGCGACGCTGTTCCGTCGAAAGTATTACCTCAACGGTAGCCATGCGGGATTCATCCTCTACGTCAACGATGCCGCGCAAGACCCGGCCGACATTGACGCGATGCGGCAAGCATTGCGCGACGCGAAGGGAATCGGCAATTTTCGCAATCTATTTCTGTACTCGCCCAACGGCTCCAAGGACGGGGTACAGGTGATCCCGATCAGCGAAGTTGCGGCGAAAGACGAATTCCTAGGAATCAAGAGCGCGACGCGCGATGACGTGCTGGCCGCGCATCGCGTACCGCCGCAACTTCTGTGCATGCCACCGAACAACACGGGCGGGTTCGGCGACGTGGAGAAAGCCGCGCGGGTGTTCGCGCGCAATGAGTTGATACCGTTGCAAACGCGCTTTCGACGCATCAATGAGTGGGTCGGCGAGGAAGTCGTTCGCTTCATTCCATACACGCTCGACTCCTAG
- a CDS encoding GPO family capsid scaffolding protein — MAGKSKFFRVAVEGKTCDKRTIERSWLLDAAATYDRSKYAARIWLEHIRGAAPESPFGAYGDVLALKTDTVVIDGEQRLALFAQVAPSASLVALNKRGRGLYSSVEIDPDFAESGRAYLVGLGVTDSPASLGTEALSFSAANPDTALSRRKLNAANIFTVAEPIELSFDDTDEPSSQGESLFNKVRSLLGRRAANDDARFTDVNRAVETVAQAAADTDRIATAARDALAQLRTETETQFAELRGLLDSTPNGAPARPVAIGGGGGDLTDC; from the coding sequence GTGGCAGGCAAGAGCAAGTTTTTTCGCGTCGCAGTCGAGGGCAAGACCTGCGATAAGCGCACCATCGAACGGTCATGGCTGCTGGACGCCGCGGCGACCTATGACCGCAGCAAGTACGCCGCGCGTATCTGGCTGGAACACATCCGAGGCGCGGCGCCGGAATCGCCGTTCGGCGCGTATGGCGACGTGCTGGCACTGAAGACCGATACCGTCGTGATCGACGGCGAACAACGGTTGGCGCTGTTCGCGCAGGTTGCGCCGTCCGCTTCGTTGGTCGCGCTCAACAAACGCGGTCGCGGGCTGTACTCGTCTGTTGAGATTGATCCCGACTTCGCCGAGTCCGGCCGCGCCTATCTCGTGGGCCTTGGCGTGACCGACAGCCCTGCAAGCCTGGGCACCGAAGCGCTGTCGTTTTCCGCTGCGAATCCCGATACCGCCCTGAGCCGTCGAAAGCTCAACGCGGCCAACATCTTCACCGTCGCCGAGCCTATCGAATTGTCGTTTGACGACACCGACGAACCGTCGTCGCAGGGCGAATCGCTGTTCAACAAAGTGCGCTCGCTGCTGGGTCGCCGCGCCGCGAACGACGATGCGCGCTTTACCGACGTGAATCGCGCGGTCGAGACGGTGGCCCAGGCCGCCGCCGATACCGACCGCATCGCAACGGCCGCCCGTGACGCCCTGGCGCAGTTGCGGACCGAGACCGAAACCCAGTTCGCCGAACTGCGCGGCCTGCTGGACAGCACGCCGAACGGTGCCCCTGCGCGCCCGGTCGCCATCGGCGGCGGCGGTGGCGATCTGACTGACTGCTGA